TCTTTCATCCAATTTTCCGCAGGCATGCAGAATAGCAAAAAATTCAGTGTTATTACCGAGCCGTTTAAACTCTTCGTACCCGTTTCTATATAGAAGTGTTAAACTATGAGCTACATAAAAAGAGTCTGTACATTCAACGCAAGGGACACTAAATTCAGAATTATTTGGACCTAAAGTCATAAGCCGTACTACCATAATACGACCTTTCATACTACCTTTTAACAGAGATTTAACCTCTCTTAACCCTTCCTCTCTTTCTATCTGGTTTAATGTTTTACTTAAAGAATCATTTTCAGGTACAAGATATTTTGTGACTTCTCTATCTCTACCTTGGTCTTCCATCCCATCAAAATGTATAGTATGGTTTTCCATCTCTAAAGGGTTTTCTTCTTTTGTTTCTAAAGCCATCTTTCTAACATAATCAATATCTTCCTTAGAATCGGTAATTATTTTAACAGAGTCGGGCTCGCATAACTCAACAGAATCAGCAATAAAGATATGTAGTTTTTTATTATCAATACCAATAAGTTTCTCATAATCTAAAGCATCCAACCTTCTTTTAAGATAGTCTAAATATCTTTTCTCCATAATTCCTCCCTTGCAATTACCTGCTTAGTCAAATAGGTTGTTTTTATACTTCTATTTTATCACAAGGATGTTTCTTATCAAAATGTATAATTACACCTTACCACGTTATGTAAATTCTTTTAACGTACTATATGAACTTGAAAAATGTAAGAAGATATGATAAAGTTTTAATGAAAATTTAACTTTTAGGTTTCTCAAATATTATATATAGGAGAGTTTAATGAAAAGAAAAATAAGTTGTTTGTTGGTTATGGTACTCTTTTTTTCTGTCAATATCCTTAAAACAGGAGGGTGGGCAGAATCAACAGAAGTGGTACCTGAGATTGAAAAAAGTTTACGAATAGCAGACAAATACCTCAACTCCCGTGACTATAACTCAGCCAGAAAAGAGTATCTTAAAATCAAAGAATATAAAGACCTCAATTATGCTACCCAACTATCCTTATTTAATATAGCAGAAACTTACCGGTTAGAAAAAAAGTACCCTCTTGCACACCAGATCTATAACGAAATCCTAAAAACACCTAACCTATCTCTAAATTACCGAATATACTCCCTTTTTACACAGGCAAATCTTTATCTTGAAGAGAATAATTACACATCAGCACGCAAGATATATTCAGATATAATAAAAACAAAAGGTGTTTCTAAAGACCAGGTATTTAAAGCAGAGATGTATACAGGAGATACCTACCGATTTGAGAGAAAATATGCACAATCTCGCCGTATATACGAAAATTTGTTAAAGCAAGAAGATAAAAACTCTTACCCTAATGAGAACAATAGGTTAAACCTTGTTGACCGTTTAGATAATATAGAAGGGTTGAGAGATGGAGTAGTAGAAAAGAGTATCAGAGAAAAACGGGCAGAACGTGTCAATAGTTCAAAATATAATATATATGTTTCCCTAAAAGGTAAAGATACAAACAAAGGGACAAAAGAATCTCCATTCCAAACAATTAAAAGAGCACAAGAAGAAATACAATCTATTAAAAAGAATAAAGGTATCCCTCAAGGCGGTATTGGAGTATATTTACGTGGTGGAAAATATTTTATAACTGAAGGGTTAAAATTTAATGAAAAAGATTCAGGTGAGGAAGGGGCACCAGTTGTGTATAGAAGTTATCCGGGTGAAGAAGTGCGAATTATTGGTGGTAAACAGGTTGCAAATTTTAAACCTCTTAAGGACCCTAAAATAATAAGACAGTTACCCAAAGAATCAAAAACTAAGGTATGGGTAGCAGACCTTAAAGAAGCAGGTATAAACGATTATGGAAAATTTATAAACAGAGGTCATTCACATTCCCCTTATACTGTATCTGCTATGGAACTTTTTTATAATACCAGACCTATGCAAATATCTCGTTGGCCTGACGAAGGTTGGGAACGGGTATCGGATCTTGCTACTCCAGAGGGTGATGGGAAGACAAACAACTATTTTTTTCAGAAAGGACGATTTAAGTATTCAGGAGATAGACCTACACGGTGGACTGAAGAGAAGAATATATGGGTAGCAGGATATTTTATGTGGCCCTGGGACAAGGTTCATACTTCGGTAACAGATATAGATACAAACAACAAAATAATCAACCTTGCCCCAGATGTAAGGCAAGCAAAAAGTTATCTTGCTTATGATATGCCTGTTGTTAAAGATACTCCATACTATTTTTATAACATACTTTCTGAGATTTCAAAGCCAGAAGAATTTTATATAGATAGAGAAGACGGTAAACTATATTTTTATCCGCCTGATAGAATTGAAAGAAGTGAAATTATTGTTTCTACTTTAAACGAACCAATTGTAGAGTTACAAAATGTTTCTAATATAATCTTTTTTAATTTAACATTTGAATGTACTTGGCACAACGGTTTTACTCTTAACAACTGCACAAACACCCTTATAGCTGGTTCTACCATAAGAAATACTGGAACTTTAGCAGTCATAATAAATCAAGGAGAAAGGAACGGCGTAGTTGGTTGCGATATATATGATACTGGCGAGGGAGGATTAAACGTTACTGGTGGTAACCGGGAGAAACTTTTACCATCAGGACATTATATAGAAAACAACCATATATACAGATTTAGCAGATTTTCTCATGCTGGCGGAAAGTATGGTATAGGAATTTCAGGCGTTGGGAATAGGGTTTCTCATAATCTTATGCACGATTCTTCCTATATTGCTATCCCTTTTAGTGGAAATAATCAAGTAGTGGAATATAATGAAATATACGACGTTATGAACGAAGCCAGAGACGGCGGGGCAATATACTCTTACGGAGCTCCTTGGTATCTTATGAATCGTGGTAATGTTATGAGATATAATTTTATACATAACATAACTGAACATTCTTCACCTTTAAAAACACATCAAGTGACGGGTCTATATATAGATGCTCTAAATGGTGGTATGACAATGGAAGGAAATATTTTTTACCGTTGCACAGAAAGGGCAATGTTTACTCACGGACCAGACACACAAATCAAAAATAATATTTTTACAGATTGTAATATAGGGATAGCGCAGTCTAATAGAACCTACCTTCTTAGGCAAGACAGAAGCGTACAAAGGTGGGCAAATCTTCTTAACACAGTTTCTTACCGTCAACCGCCGTGGGATAGTAGGTACCCTCAAACAAGAGATTTTCTAAAAATTAAACCTTACGGAGAACCAAAGAACGTTATTATCCAAGAGAATATTTTTTCTAATGTGTCTGATATAATGAGGATTGCAGGAAGTTTTAATTATACCGATAACAGCGTAAAGAATAATTTTGAAAAAGGTGTAGTATTTTTTAAAGATATAGATGCTCTAAATTTCACTATAAGAACAGGTTCACCTGTCTATGGGGAAACAGAATATACCCCTATTCCTTTTGAGGAGATAGGTTTGTATAAAGACGAGTTGAGAGCAACTTGGCCAGTAAAAAAATCCCCAGCAGGAAAATATTATAACCCAAACTGGAAACCGCCTGTTGAAGACGCTTCTGCAAAGTTTCCACCGTTAAAAAGGATTAGCAGAGAGCAAGAGTACGAGGTAGTAAAACGGACAAACCCTATAAAAATTGACGGTATTCTTAATAAAGAAGAGTGGTTTGGGCTTGATAAAAGCAGAGCCATACTTGTTGTAGAAGAACATAGTAAAGGCACAAAAAGGGAAGTCCCTGCTGCCTCTTTATGGGTAACTTACGATGATGATAACATCTATTTAGGGGTAGAGTATATGCCTGACCCCTGGAAAGAAGGGTTTCCTAAAACCAACCCTTATGTTTCTCATGAATTTGGCATAGAGGGGGTAATAGGTCAAGATACATGGTGGTGGCAAGAAGGTGTTCCAACAGGACCATTATATGTGTTTACAGGAAGACCTGATGGGACTTTTGTTGCACACAATATCTTTAGTATACCAGCCGATAGAATAAAAAAACTTCAAGAAAATATAGAATACAAATCGGTACTTATTGACAAAGAGACCAATCATTGGACTGCAGAGTGGAAACTTCCTCTTTCTCTTTTAAATATAAACCTTAAAAATAATAATACTGTTAGGTTTAACCTGGGTAGTTGTATGAGAGACGGATGGTTTGCTTGGGTAGCAACAGGTGGTAGTATTTGGCGGGTAGATAACGCTGGAGTATTAAAATTTAAATAGTTAAATTGTGATTCAACGCAATGTATTATGCAAGATTTTGAACTTAAACTATTAATAGTTACTTAAAATTCTCATACATCTTTCTGAGCATTAATAATATTAAGATAAATTTTTAAGCAATATTTTAAGGGGAATAAAACTACTCATACTTGTCACTGTCGCAGTCACACAAAGTGTTTCAACCTACGCCAAGGTATACTTGCCGAGGCTTGTAGTTTAGCGTAGGTTGGTTTCGGCAGATATATTTTCGCAACTACTACTTAAAGTATAGCCAAATTTGGCAGAACGTCTTACCAGCCAAGGAGGTTCTGATGAAAAAAATTCTTAATTGTATATATGTGATATTGATTTTTTCTTTTACTGCTCAAAGTCAAGATTATAGCCAATGGATAAAAAAGAGAGAATCTTTAAAGCAAGATCCAAGCGTTGCCAGATACTATACATTTGAGAATGTAAAAGAGAGTAAAAATATTGTATACGATTTAAGTAAAAATCAAAAGAACCTAACCTACGTTCCTTATACAGACCCAACAACTAAAGAAGTTTTTGATGACCTTCAAGTAATCGAAGGTCGATGGCAAGAAAAAAATGCGGTACGCCTTGATAGAGGGTTTTACAGAGGAGAACCTTTTAATATACAGAATAACCAATTTACAGCAGAAGTATGGTTTAGAAGACAAGGACCCGGCAGTATACTACCTGCAAGTAAAAGGAAAAATGGCACAATTCTTTCAGTTTCAGGTTTTTCTAAAGGGTGGAGAATATTAACATCAT
The DNA window shown above is from bacterium and carries:
- a CDS encoding right-handed parallel beta-helix repeat-containing protein, with amino-acid sequence MKRKISCLLVMVLFFSVNILKTGGWAESTEVVPEIEKSLRIADKYLNSRDYNSARKEYLKIKEYKDLNYATQLSLFNIAETYRLEKKYPLAHQIYNEILKTPNLSLNYRIYSLFTQANLYLEENNYTSARKIYSDIIKTKGVSKDQVFKAEMYTGDTYRFERKYAQSRRIYENLLKQEDKNSYPNENNRLNLVDRLDNIEGLRDGVVEKSIREKRAERVNSSKYNIYVSLKGKDTNKGTKESPFQTIKRAQEEIQSIKKNKGIPQGGIGVYLRGGKYFITEGLKFNEKDSGEEGAPVVYRSYPGEEVRIIGGKQVANFKPLKDPKIIRQLPKESKTKVWVADLKEAGINDYGKFINRGHSHSPYTVSAMELFYNTRPMQISRWPDEGWERVSDLATPEGDGKTNNYFFQKGRFKYSGDRPTRWTEEKNIWVAGYFMWPWDKVHTSVTDIDTNNKIINLAPDVRQAKSYLAYDMPVVKDTPYYFYNILSEISKPEEFYIDREDGKLYFYPPDRIERSEIIVSTLNEPIVELQNVSNIIFFNLTFECTWHNGFTLNNCTNTLIAGSTIRNTGTLAVIINQGERNGVVGCDIYDTGEGGLNVTGGNREKLLPSGHYIENNHIYRFSRFSHAGGKYGIGISGVGNRVSHNLMHDSSYIAIPFSGNNQVVEYNEIYDVMNEARDGGAIYSYGAPWYLMNRGNVMRYNFIHNITEHSSPLKTHQVTGLYIDALNGGMTMEGNIFYRCTERAMFTHGPDTQIKNNIFTDCNIGIAQSNRTYLLRQDRSVQRWANLLNTVSYRQPPWDSRYPQTRDFLKIKPYGEPKNVIIQENIFSNVSDIMRIAGSFNYTDNSVKNNFEKGVVFFKDIDALNFTIRTGSPVYGETEYTPIPFEEIGLYKDELRATWPVKKSPAGKYYNPNWKPPVEDASAKFPPLKRISREQEYEVVKRTNPIKIDGILNKEEWFGLDKSRAILVVEEHSKGTKREVPAASLWVTYDDDNIYLGVEYMPDPWKEGFPKTNPYVSHEFGIEGVIGQDTWWWQEGVPTGPLYVFTGRPDGTFVAHNIFSIPADRIKKLQENIEYKSVLIDKETNHWTAEWKLPLSLLNINLKNNNTVRFNLGSCMRDGWFAWVATGGSIWRVDNAGVLKFK